In a single window of the Cucumis melo cultivar AY chromosome 11, USDA_Cmelo_AY_1.0, whole genome shotgun sequence genome:
- the LOC103496369 gene encoding transcription factor bHLH30-like isoform X1 — MGHFSQIYSYDGFCASSASMRNGSVSTSSLVLDSERDELVEAPLKLESKGVPTERSAAALKNHSEAERRRRARINGHLGSLRSLVPGGKKMDKATLLAEVISHLKVLKRAAAEVSDAHIIPKEIDEITVEQEDGFNGVPYSIRASLCCDYKPGLLPDLRRALHALDLIIQRAEIATLNGRMKNVFVLTSCKEGNIETTELRRFLETSVHQAIKSVLNKFSDPQEFSFMTFPNKRRRISLFNSSSSSSRGDFWIGRQ; from the exons ATGGGACATTTCTCTCAGATTTACTCTTACGATGGGTTTTGCGCTAGCTCTGCGTCAATGAGAAATGGGTCGGTCTCCACTTCTTCATTAGTGCTCGATAGCGAGAGAGACGAGCTTGTGGAGGCTCCATTGAAGCTCGAGAGTAAAGGGGTTCCAACTGAAAGGAGCGCTGCGGCGCTGAAGAACCATAGCGAGGCTGAGAGAAGGCGTAGAGCGAGAATCAATGGCCATCTTGGGAGTCTTAGAAGTCTTGTTCCTGGTGGGAAGAAG ATGGACAAAGCAACACTACTTGCTGAAGTAATTAGCCATTTGAAAGTGCTGAAAAGAGCTGCTGCAGAAGTTAGTGATGCACATATCATACCAAAAGAAATTGATGAAATAACAGTTGAACAGGAGGATGGATTCAATGGAGTACCGTATTCGATTAGAGCATCGCTATGTTGTGATTATAAACCCGGATTGCTACCTGATTTAAGAAGGGCACTTCATGCTCTGGACCTGATTATACAAAGGGCAGAGATTGCCACCTTAAATGGCAGGATGAAGAATGTGTTTGTGTTAACCAGCTGCAAAGAAGGAAACATTGAAACTACTGAATTGCGGCGGTTCCTCGAGACCTCCGTGCACCAAGCTATCAAATCTGTGCTTAACAAGTTCTCGGATCCACAAGAGTTTTCATTTATGACATTTCCAAACAAGAGACGGCGAATTTCTCTGTTCAATTCATCAAGTTCATCTTCCAGGGGTGATTTCTG GATTGGCAGACAATAA
- the LOC103496369 gene encoding transcription factor bHLH30-like isoform X2, which translates to MGHFSQIYSYDGFCASSASMRNGSVSTSSLVLDSERDELVEAPLKLESKGVPTERSAAALKNHSEAERRRRARINGHLGSLRSLVPGGKKMDKATLLAEVISHLKVLKRAAAEVSDAHIIPKEIDEITVEQEDGFNGVPYSIRASLCCDYKPGLLPDLRRALHALDLIIQRAEIATLNGRMKNVFVLTSCKEGNIETTELRRFLETSVHQAIKSVLNKFSDPQEFSFMTFPNKRRRISLFNSSSSSSRGDF; encoded by the exons ATGGGACATTTCTCTCAGATTTACTCTTACGATGGGTTTTGCGCTAGCTCTGCGTCAATGAGAAATGGGTCGGTCTCCACTTCTTCATTAGTGCTCGATAGCGAGAGAGACGAGCTTGTGGAGGCTCCATTGAAGCTCGAGAGTAAAGGGGTTCCAACTGAAAGGAGCGCTGCGGCGCTGAAGAACCATAGCGAGGCTGAGAGAAGGCGTAGAGCGAGAATCAATGGCCATCTTGGGAGTCTTAGAAGTCTTGTTCCTGGTGGGAAGAAG ATGGACAAAGCAACACTACTTGCTGAAGTAATTAGCCATTTGAAAGTGCTGAAAAGAGCTGCTGCAGAAGTTAGTGATGCACATATCATACCAAAAGAAATTGATGAAATAACAGTTGAACAGGAGGATGGATTCAATGGAGTACCGTATTCGATTAGAGCATCGCTATGTTGTGATTATAAACCCGGATTGCTACCTGATTTAAGAAGGGCACTTCATGCTCTGGACCTGATTATACAAAGGGCAGAGATTGCCACCTTAAATGGCAGGATGAAGAATGTGTTTGTGTTAACCAGCTGCAAAGAAGGAAACATTGAAACTACTGAATTGCGGCGGTTCCTCGAGACCTCCGTGCACCAAGCTATCAAATCTGTGCTTAACAAGTTCTCGGATCCACAAGAGTTTTCATTTATGACATTTCCAAACAAGAGACGGCGAATTTCTCTGTTCAATTCATCAAGTTCATCTTCCAGGGGTGATTTCTG A